In one window of Helianthus annuus cultivar XRQ/B chromosome 17, HanXRQr2.0-SUNRISE, whole genome shotgun sequence DNA:
- the LOC118488921 gene encoding F-box/LRR-repeat protein At3g59200-like produces MSSIGENVDDLLSMLPEEIVSHILSLMPTKYAVRTSVLSKKWRYQVPKLRLSNWIDKAIGLNVREVDICASTRLPSSLFTCKTLAKLRLNQCVGKSLSLIYLPCLKSLDIVGFPNSKLIHGCPMLESLSSKVSWCDLKKDYIFNIPTLKRLELTFASTINEVNHKVVLCVPNLEFLSVVGVLSSSIVFEDVSSLVGASIACHEPTVIQRWLSF; encoded by the exons ATGAGTTCTATAGGTGAGAATGTAGATGACTTGCTTAGCATGTTGCCTGAAGAGATTGTTTCACACATACTTTCTCTAATGCCTACCAAATATGCTGTTCGAACTAGTGTTCTATCAAAAAAATGGAG ATATCAGGTTCCAAAATTACGTTTATCAAATTGGATCGATAAAGCAATCGGGTTAAACGTTCGTGAGGTTGACATATGTGCTAGCACGCGGTTGCCTTCAAGCCTTTTCACATGCAAGACACTCGCAAAATTAAGATTAAATCAATGTGTGGGGAAGAGTTTGTCTTTGATCTATCTTCCTTGCCTGAAAAGTCTTGACATTGTTGGTTTTCCTAATTCTAAACTCATCCATGGTTGCCCAATGCTTGAAAGTTTATCTTCGAAAGTATCATGGTGTGACCTTAAAAAAGATTACATATTCAATATTCCTACTTTGAAACGATTGGAACTAACATTTGCATCAACCATCAACGAAGTTAACCATAAAGTTGTTTTATGCGTCCCTAATCTTGAATTCTTGTCGGTTGTTGGAGTGTTGAGCTCGTCTATTGTATTTGAAGATGTGTCGTCTTTGGTTGGGGCATCGATTGCATGTCACGAACCAACAGTTATTCAACGGTGGTTGAGCTTCTAA